A genome region from Thermomonospora amylolytica includes the following:
- the panD gene encoding aspartate 1-decarboxylase produces MRRILMNGKIHRATVTQADLHYVGSLTIDADLMAAADIVEGEQVHVVDITNGARLVTYAITGEAGSGVIGINGAAARLVQPGDLVIIISYAAVDEQERRSHRPRVVHVDGDNRIVALGSDPAEPVPGAEAQLAGR; encoded by the coding sequence GTGCGTCGCATCCTGATGAACGGAAAGATCCACCGCGCCACCGTCACCCAGGCGGACCTGCACTACGTGGGCTCGCTGACGATCGACGCGGACCTGATGGCCGCGGCCGACATCGTCGAGGGCGAGCAGGTGCACGTCGTCGACATCACCAACGGGGCCCGGCTGGTCACCTACGCCATCACCGGCGAGGCGGGCAGCGGGGTGATCGGCATCAACGGCGCCGCGGCCCGGCTGGTGCAGCCCGGCGACCTGGTGATCATCATCTCCTACGCCGCCGTCGACGAGCAGGAGCGCCGTTCCCACCGGCCGCGCGTGGTGCACGTGGACGGCGACAACCGCATCGTGGCGCTCGGCAGCGACCCGGCCGAGCCCGTCCCCGGCGCCGAGGCCCAGCTCGCGGGGCGGTGA
- a CDS encoding salicylate synthase: MSFGVRTDEIRTELVVEVASDPLQAIARLAGSGLFAGHVVYERPGTWTFAGGVLGEVILEPGTVRTRWADGAETARPWTGRPAAALRDAFAEAPWPAWNAYGWVAFEFSCPQAAAPGQRLAHLVVPRAEVRIEAGHAVVTGVDSVEVEQVGKLLADTTPYPVPAPAPVDVRVADDYRERVAKALEEIGAGLYQKVIVSRRLPIGFPVDVLGTFLNGRAANTPARSFLLDLDGFQATGFSPEVVAQVCADGRVMTQPLAGTRAFGLGADADTARRRELESDPKEIFEHAVSVRTSQEELYGVCDPDTVQVTGFMTIKERGSVQHLGSSVHGRLAPGRSPWDAFEALFPAVTASGIPKPEAVDAITRLDEPRGLYSGAVLTLSHDGSLDAALVLRALYSSGGRAWLRAGAGIVTGSTPDREYEETCEKLSSVAPYVVRSR; encoded by the coding sequence GTGTCCTTCGGTGTGCGCACGGATGAGATCCGCACGGAACTGGTGGTCGAGGTCGCATCCGACCCCCTGCAGGCGATCGCCAGGCTGGCGGGGTCGGGCCTGTTCGCCGGCCATGTCGTCTACGAACGGCCCGGAACCTGGACGTTCGCGGGCGGCGTGCTCGGCGAGGTGATCCTGGAGCCCGGCACGGTCCGCACCCGCTGGGCCGACGGCGCCGAGACCGCGCGCCCCTGGACCGGACGGCCCGCCGCCGCGCTGCGGGACGCGTTCGCCGAGGCCCCCTGGCCCGCGTGGAACGCCTACGGCTGGGTGGCGTTCGAGTTCTCCTGCCCGCAGGCCGCGGCGCCCGGGCAGCGGCTGGCGCACCTGGTCGTCCCGCGCGCCGAGGTCCGCATCGAGGCCGGCCACGCCGTGGTGACCGGCGTGGACTCGGTGGAGGTCGAGCAGGTCGGCAAGCTCCTGGCGGACACCACCCCCTACCCCGTGCCCGCCCCGGCCCCGGTGGACGTGCGGGTCGCCGACGACTACCGGGAACGGGTCGCCAAGGCCCTGGAGGAGATCGGCGCGGGCCTCTACCAGAAGGTCATCGTGTCCCGGCGGCTGCCGATCGGCTTCCCCGTCGACGTGCTGGGAACGTTCCTGAACGGCCGCGCCGCCAACACCCCGGCCCGCTCGTTCCTGCTGGACCTGGACGGCTTCCAGGCCACCGGGTTCAGCCCCGAGGTGGTCGCCCAGGTCTGCGCCGACGGCAGGGTGATGACCCAGCCGCTCGCCGGGACCCGCGCGTTCGGGCTCGGCGCGGACGCCGACACCGCCCGGCGGCGCGAACTGGAGAGCGACCCCAAGGAGATCTTCGAGCACGCCGTGTCGGTGCGCACCTCCCAGGAGGAGCTGTACGGGGTCTGCGACCCCGACACCGTGCAGGTCACCGGCTTCATGACCATCAAGGAGCGCGGCAGCGTCCAGCACCTGGGCTCCAGCGTCCACGGCCGCCTCGCGCCGGGCCGCTCGCCGTGGGACGCGTTCGAGGCGCTGTTCCCCGCCGTCACCGCCTCCGGCATCCCCAAGCCCGAGGCCGTCGACGCCATCACCCGCCTCGACGAGCCCCGCGGCCTGTACTCGGGCGCCGTCCTGACCCTCTCCCACGACGGGTCGCTGGACGCCGCCCTGGTGCTGCGCGCCCTCTACAGCTCCGGCGGCCGGGCCTGGCTGCGCGCGGGCGCGGGCATCGTCACCGGCTCCACCCCCGACCGCGAGTACGAGGAGACCTGCGAGAAGCTCTCCAGCGTCGCCCCGTACGTGGTCCGTTCGCGCTGA
- a CDS encoding (2,3-dihydroxybenzoyl)adenylate synthase: MDGFTPWPEEFAARYVAEGYWSDRLLGDVLRGDPAKTALIAGDQRLTYAELDERAERTAAGFHRLGVRRGDRVVVQMPNTASFVVVFLALVRLGAAPVLALPAHRHSEIGYLCELSQARAYVIADRHGGFDYRELARALDVEHVVVDGDAAEFTALASLDADPVAYERPDPADVGVFLLSGGTTGLPKLIPRTHRDYVYNLEASAEVCGWSADMVYLVVLPAAHNFALACPGILGTFAVGGTVVLAPSGSPDEAFPLIERERATHCAVVPPIALLWLDAATWSDEDLSSLRLLQVGGAKLAAGPAAQIPKVLGCALQQVFGMAEGLLNYTRLDDPAELVETTQGRPLSPADEIRIVDPDTGEPVPDGEVGELLTRGPYTLRGYYRAPEHNARSFTPDGFYRTGDLVRRLPSGHLVVEGRAKDQINRGGEKIAAEELEGHLLAHPSVHDAAVVGMPDPVMGERTCAFLVVRGEPPTLRELKEFLRDRGVADYKWPDRIEVVDSFPRTPVGKISKKELAARLT, translated from the coding sequence ATGGACGGATTCACCCCCTGGCCTGAGGAGTTCGCCGCCCGCTACGTCGCCGAGGGCTACTGGAGCGACCGGCTGCTCGGCGACGTGCTGCGCGGCGACCCGGCCAAGACCGCGCTGATCGCCGGCGACCAGCGGCTCACCTACGCCGAACTGGACGAGCGCGCGGAACGGACCGCCGCCGGGTTCCACCGGCTCGGCGTCCGGCGCGGTGACCGGGTGGTCGTGCAGATGCCCAACACCGCCTCGTTCGTCGTGGTCTTCCTGGCGCTGGTGCGGCTGGGCGCGGCGCCGGTGCTGGCGCTGCCCGCGCACCGGCACAGCGAGATCGGCTACCTGTGCGAGCTGTCGCAGGCCAGGGCGTACGTGATCGCCGACCGGCACGGCGGCTTCGACTACCGCGAGCTGGCCCGTGCGCTGGATGTCGAGCACGTGGTCGTGGACGGCGACGCCGCCGAGTTCACCGCCCTGGCGTCGCTGGACGCCGACCCGGTGGCCTACGAGCGGCCCGACCCCGCCGACGTGGGCGTGTTCCTGCTGTCCGGCGGGACGACCGGCCTGCCGAAGCTGATCCCGCGGACCCACCGCGACTACGTCTACAACCTGGAGGCCAGCGCCGAGGTCTGCGGCTGGTCCGCCGACATGGTCTACCTGGTGGTGCTGCCGGCCGCGCACAACTTCGCGCTGGCCTGCCCCGGCATCCTCGGCACCTTCGCCGTGGGCGGCACCGTCGTGCTCGCCCCGTCCGGCTCCCCCGACGAGGCGTTCCCGCTCATCGAACGCGAACGCGCCACGCACTGCGCCGTCGTCCCGCCGATCGCGCTGCTGTGGCTGGACGCGGCCACCTGGTCGGACGAGGACCTGTCGTCCCTGCGGCTGCTGCAGGTCGGCGGCGCCAAGCTCGCCGCCGGGCCCGCCGCCCAGATCCCCAAGGTCCTCGGCTGCGCGCTGCAGCAGGTCTTCGGCATGGCGGAGGGCCTGCTCAACTACACCCGCCTGGACGACCCCGCCGAACTCGTCGAGACCACCCAGGGCCGCCCCCTGTCCCCGGCCGACGAGATCCGCATCGTGGACCCCGACACCGGCGAGCCCGTCCCGGACGGCGAGGTCGGCGAACTGCTCACCCGGGGCCCCTACACGCTGCGCGGCTACTACCGGGCGCCCGAGCACAACGCCCGCTCGTTCACCCCCGACGGCTTCTACCGGACGGGCGACCTGGTCCGGCGGCTGCCGTCCGGCCACCTGGTGGTCGAGGGCCGCGCCAAGGACCAGATCAACCGGGGCGGCGAGAAGATCGCCGCCGAGGAGCTGGAGGGCCACCTGCTCGCCCACCCGTCCGTCCACGACGCGGCGGTCGTCGGCATGCCCGACCCGGTCATGGGCGAACGCACCTGCGCGTTCCTCGTCGTCCGCGGCGAGCCCCCCACGCTCCGCGAGCTCAAGGAGTTCCTCCGCGACCGCGGCGTGGCCGACTACAAGTGGCCCGACCGCATCGAGGTCGTCGACTCGTTCCCCCGCACCCCGGTCGGCAAGATCTCCAAGAAGGAACTCGCCGCCCGCCTCACCTGA
- a CDS encoding MerR family transcriptional regulator, translating to MARVRHIRRLLSAGLPTAAIARVLDCVRDDGGRPVPSGCPGLIDQLRRELHRVGETIERLEESRRALGGLLADALERA from the coding sequence GTGGCCAGGGTCCGGCACATCCGCCGGCTGCTGTCGGCGGGCCTGCCCACCGCCGCCATCGCCCGGGTGCTGGACTGCGTCCGCGATGACGGCGGGAGGCCGGTGCCCTCGGGGTGCCCGGGCCTGATCGACCAGTTGCGCCGGGAGCTGCACCGGGTGGGCGAGACGATCGAACGGCTCGAGGAGTCCCGGCGCGCGCTCGGCGGACTGCTCGCCGATGCGCTGGAGCGGGCGTGA
- the entS gene encoding enterobactin transporter EntS gives MPRRLAMDISPLRTSRPFRNVFIARTVSVVGIGMLMVALPVQVHEMTRSTLHVGAVSAAGGFALLAGFLWGGVLADRHDRRRLMLRARTAAGIGFALLTLNAFLPSPSLAALYVLAAWDGLATGVSVTALLAATPALVGSDKLVAAGALNALTVRLGSMLSPAVGGLVVSAFGVGWNYAAAALGTLGTLHLLTALPELKPAAETHENPLKAIGSGLRFVAGHRVVGALMLLGALFMIAGGIPVLMPAFATGRLGGGPTTVGLLYAAPACGAVLASVTSGWTGGLRTPGRALLIASVAGFATLACLGLARHPALAVAILFGYGFVASIEEILRYGLIQTHTPDGYLGRVNALWSAQETGGEAVGSLGAGALGRYLAPGDAIVLYGAVSSALALVLALSLTTLRSATLTPEPETG, from the coding sequence GTGCCGCGACGACTGGCCATGGACATCAGCCCGCTGCGGACCAGCCGCCCGTTCCGCAACGTCTTCATCGCCCGTACGGTCTCGGTGGTCGGCATCGGGATGCTGATGGTGGCGCTGCCGGTCCAGGTCCACGAGATGACCCGCTCCACGCTGCACGTCGGGGCGGTGTCGGCGGCCGGCGGATTCGCGCTGCTGGCGGGGTTCCTGTGGGGCGGGGTGCTGGCCGACCGGCACGACCGGCGGCGGCTGATGCTGCGCGCCCGGACCGCCGCCGGGATCGGGTTCGCGCTGCTGACGCTGAACGCCTTCCTGCCGTCCCCGTCGCTGGCCGCCCTGTACGTGCTGGCCGCCTGGGACGGCCTGGCCACCGGCGTCAGCGTCACCGCGCTGCTGGCCGCCACGCCCGCCCTGGTCGGCTCCGACAAGCTGGTGGCGGCCGGGGCGTTGAACGCGCTGACCGTACGGCTCGGCTCGATGCTGTCCCCGGCGGTCGGCGGCCTGGTCGTGTCGGCGTTCGGCGTCGGCTGGAACTACGCCGCCGCCGCGCTCGGCACCCTCGGCACCCTGCACCTGCTGACCGCCCTGCCCGAGCTCAAGCCCGCAGCCGAGACCCACGAGAACCCGCTCAAGGCGATCGGCTCCGGCCTGCGCTTCGTGGCCGGTCACCGCGTGGTCGGCGCGCTGATGCTGCTGGGCGCCCTTTTCATGATCGCCGGTGGGATCCCCGTGCTGATGCCCGCGTTCGCCACCGGCCGGCTCGGCGGCGGCCCCACCACGGTCGGCCTGCTGTACGCCGCGCCCGCCTGCGGCGCCGTCCTGGCCTCCGTCACCAGCGGCTGGACCGGCGGCCTGCGCACCCCCGGCCGCGCCCTGCTGATCGCCTCCGTCGCCGGTTTCGCCACCCTGGCCTGCCTCGGCCTGGCCCGGCACCCCGCCCTGGCCGTGGCGATCCTCTTCGGCTACGGCTTCGTCGCCTCCATCGAGGAGATCCTCCGGTACGGCCTCATCCAGACCCACACCCCCGACGGCTACCTGGGCCGCGTCAACGCCCTGTGGTCCGCCCAGGAGACCGGCGGCGAGGCCGTGGGCTCCCTGGGCGCCGGCGCCCTGGGCCGCTACCTGGCCCCTGGCGACGCCATCGTCCTCTACGGCGCCGTCAGCTCCGCCCTGGCCCTCGTCCTGGCCCTGAGCCTCACCACCCTCCGCTCCGCCACCCTCACCCCCGAGCCCGAAACCGGCTGA
- a CDS encoding YqeB family protein gives MGADKAAGAVRVGPGKGVRLLVWGGFPVAGAVCGGVLWALADWLEELRWKPMRPLFKLLDALSEPVGLAGFAVLGVLAGGVVALLAESEYVTVDVSDDEVVCTRDGKARTLERQAISGVFVDDGRLVFLGHGAEELAVYSRREGADLPGAERLAAALQAHGYPWLPDGDPHRNEYRRWVPGLPGLPEGANELLQARERALRDGDKEEIAQLRGELARLGVVVRDDGNKRQFCRPARPRLDA, from the coding sequence ATGGGTGCTGACAAGGCCGCCGGTGCGGTGCGGGTCGGGCCGGGGAAGGGCGTCCGGCTGCTGGTGTGGGGCGGGTTCCCGGTGGCCGGGGCGGTGTGCGGCGGGGTGCTGTGGGCGCTGGCCGACTGGCTGGAGGAGCTGCGGTGGAAGCCGATGCGGCCGCTGTTCAAGCTGCTCGACGCGCTGTCCGAGCCGGTCGGGCTGGCCGGGTTCGCGGTGCTCGGCGTGCTGGCGGGCGGGGTGGTCGCGCTGCTGGCCGAGAGCGAGTACGTCACGGTGGACGTGTCCGACGACGAGGTGGTCTGCACCCGGGACGGCAAGGCCCGGACCCTGGAACGCCAGGCGATCAGCGGGGTGTTCGTGGACGATGGGCGGCTGGTGTTCCTCGGGCACGGGGCCGAGGAGCTCGCCGTCTACTCCCGCCGTGAGGGCGCGGATCTGCCCGGCGCCGAACGGCTCGCCGCCGCGCTCCAGGCCCACGGCTACCCCTGGCTGCCCGACGGCGACCCGCACCGCAACGAGTACCGCCGCTGGGTCCCCGGCCTCCCCGGTCTGCCGGAAGGTGCCAACGAGTTGCTGCAGGCCAGGGAACGCGCCCTGCGCGACGGCGACAAGGAGGAGATCGCCCAGCTCCGCGGCGAGCTGGCCCGCCTCGGCGTCGTCGTCCGCGACGACGGGAACAAGCGCCAGTTCTGCCGCCCGGCCCGTCCCCGCCTCGACGCCTAA
- a CDS encoding DNA alkylation repair protein codes for MDAAEVLQRVEKTFRAHADPGRAEPMAAYMKGRFPFLGIATPQRRALTRQVLAGLSRPTEADLRTVAEGCWSLPEREFQYFACDVLIRYAAIPSAGFVGTLRELLTTKPWWDTVDPLATRVVGELVRREPALTTVMDEWAAGTDPWLIRTALLHQLTYKESTDRERLFRYCRMRADHPDFFVRKAIGWALRQYAGVAPDAVRAFVAANEDALSPLSRREALKNLP; via the coding sequence ATGGACGCCGCCGAGGTGCTGCAGCGGGTCGAGAAGACGTTCCGCGCACATGCCGATCCGGGCCGGGCCGAGCCCATGGCGGCCTACATGAAGGGCCGTTTCCCGTTCCTGGGCATCGCGACGCCGCAACGGCGTGCGCTGACCCGCCAGGTGCTCGCCGGCCTGTCCCGCCCCACCGAGGCCGACCTGCGCACGGTTGCGGAGGGCTGCTGGTCGTTGCCGGAGCGGGAGTTCCAGTACTTCGCGTGCGACGTGCTGATCCGCTACGCGGCGATCCCCTCCGCGGGCTTCGTGGGAACGCTGCGGGAGCTCCTCACCACCAAGCCGTGGTGGGACACCGTCGACCCGCTCGCGACCCGCGTCGTCGGCGAACTGGTGCGCCGCGAGCCCGCCCTGACCACGGTCATGGACGAATGGGCGGCGGGCACGGACCCGTGGCTGATCCGCACCGCCCTCCTGCACCAGCTCACCTACAAGGAGTCCACCGACCGGGAGCGCCTCTTCCGCTACTGCCGCATGCGCGCCGACCATCCGGACTTCTTCGTCCGCAAGGCCATCGGCTGGGCGCTCCGCCAGTACGCCGGGGTCGCCCCGGACGCCGTTCGCGCCTTCGTCGCCGCCAACGAGGACGCACTCTCCCCGCTGTCCAGACGCGAGGCCCTGAAGAACCTCCCCTGA
- a CDS encoding aminotransferase class IV, with protein sequence MSLPPLWRIEIDGRPAEAGDLAHTTLVNHGHFTSMQVRGGSVRGLALHLERLDTANRELFGVPVDRDRVRAHLRHALDGIPDATVRAQVFMAGDRPRVLVAVRPPQPAPEAPQRLRSVTYGRPFAHIKHTGTFAQLHHKAEAERAGFDDALFVDSAGMVSETTIANIALHVGDTVVWPDAPVLEGITMQLLNRALAANGTPAERRRIHLTDLASGDTVFLTNSTGITPVARVNGTPIPARPDILKEMRTLYESTPWNPI encoded by the coding sequence ATGAGCCTCCCACCCCTGTGGCGCATCGAGATCGACGGCCGTCCCGCCGAGGCCGGGGACCTGGCGCACACCACCCTGGTCAACCACGGCCACTTCACGTCGATGCAGGTCAGGGGCGGCTCCGTACGAGGTCTGGCACTGCACCTGGAGCGTCTGGACACGGCCAACCGCGAACTCTTCGGCGTCCCCGTGGACCGCGACCGGGTCCGCGCCCATCTCCGCCACGCGCTGGACGGCATCCCCGACGCGACGGTCCGCGCCCAGGTCTTCATGGCGGGCGACCGTCCCAGGGTCCTGGTGGCGGTGCGCCCGCCGCAGCCGGCTCCCGAGGCTCCGCAGAGGCTGCGTTCCGTGACGTACGGGCGGCCGTTCGCCCACATCAAGCACACCGGAACGTTCGCCCAGCTCCATCACAAGGCCGAGGCTGAGCGCGCGGGCTTCGACGACGCCCTGTTCGTCGACTCCGCCGGCATGGTCTCCGAGACCACCATCGCCAACATCGCCCTCCACGTCGGCGACACCGTCGTCTGGCCCGACGCCCCCGTGCTGGAGGGCATCACCATGCAACTGCTGAACCGGGCCCTGGCCGCCAACGGCACCCCCGCCGAACGCAGGCGGATCCACCTCACCGACCTGGCCTCCGGCGACACCGTCTTCCTGACCAACTCCACCGGCATAACCCCGGTGGCCCGCGTCAACGGAACACCCATCCCCGCCCGCCCCGACATCCTCAAGGAAATGAGAACCCTCTACGAGTCCACCCCCTGGAACCCCATCTGA